One Cenarchaeum symbiont of Oopsacas minuta DNA segment encodes these proteins:
- a CDS encoding Ribosomal protein L31e yields MSAKTDRIYTINLGKVLLAPDNRRATRAINMIREFARHHMGVFDVKIDTDVSQYIWKKGIRHPPRKIQVRMHKTDDGHVLISKYDDEIQQQIEAHESDVEKDVPEITTNETKPSTSDTVDSENTPTPADDTTNETKPSTSDTVDSENTPTPADDTTNETKPSTSDTVDSENTPTPADDTTDTKQESISKPKSEY; encoded by the coding sequence TTGTCTGCCAAAACCGACAGAATTTATACGATAAATTTGGGCAAAGTTTTACTTGCACCAGATAATCGTAGAGCAACACGCGCCATAAACATGATACGTGAGTTTGCACGTCATCATATGGGAGTATTTGATGTAAAAATAGACACAGATGTTTCACAATACATATGGAAAAAAGGAATACGACATCCTCCAAGAAAAATTCAAGTTCGAATGCACAAAACAGATGATGGACATGTTTTAATTTCAAAATATGATGATGAAATACAACAACAGATAGAGGCACACGAATCAGATGTAGAAAAAGATGTACCTGAAATAACAACAAATGAGACCAAACCTTCAACTAGCGACACTGTAGATTCTGAAAATACTCCTACACCTGCAGATGATACAACAAACGAGACCAAACCTTCAACTAGCGACACTGTAGATTCTGAAAATACTCCTACACCTGCAGATGATACAACAAATGAGACCAAACCTTCAACTAGCGACACTGTAGATTCTGAAAATACTCCTACACCTGCAGATGATACAACAGACACAAAACAAGAATCAATCTCAAAACCCAAGTCAGAATATTAA
- a CDS encoding ribosomal protein L39 codes for MGARKTSSRKIRILKKTKQASSVPAWVIARTRRSVRTNPKRRDWRHADARLG; via the coding sequence ATGGGAGCACGTAAAACATCATCTCGAAAGATACGTATATTGAAAAAAACCAAACAAGCATCTTCAGTTCCCGCGTGGGTAATTGCACGTACGCGCAGATCAGTTAGAACAAATCCAAAACGCAGAGACTGGCGACATGCAGACGCGAGGTTAGGTTAG
- a CDS encoding NUDIX hydrolase, with protein sequence MLNISEIRLAFENTTFGVKKNDGIPASVLVTIYGSDVRIVMTKKSTKLRIHAGQISFPGGKPEKKDIDLIDTAIRESQEELGLQVKREHILTHLDDVKTLGTGYVITPYVCILNECRKLKANDEVDHIYTPKLLELLKTRTEKTVHKIPDSVEFLIGDEIVWGASARILEQIRLLFKLNLHD encoded by the coding sequence ATGTTGAATATATCTGAGATTCGTCTTGCATTTGAAAATACAACCTTTGGAGTAAAAAAGAATGATGGTATACCTGCATCTGTTTTGGTTACAATATACGGATCAGATGTGCGTATAGTGATGACAAAAAAATCCACCAAACTCAGAATCCATGCAGGTCAAATATCTTTTCCTGGAGGCAAGCCTGAGAAAAAAGATATTGACCTAATAGATACTGCCATACGTGAGTCACAAGAAGAACTAGGATTACAAGTAAAACGTGAGCATATACTTACACATCTTGATGATGTGAAAACACTTGGTACAGGATACGTGATTACACCATATGTGTGTATTTTAAATGAATGTAGAAAATTAAAAGCAAATGATGAAGTTGATCATATATACACGCCAAAACTCTTAGAGTTGTTAAAGACTAGAACTGAAAAAACTGTTCATAAAATACCAGATTCAGTAGAATTTCTTATAGGTGATGAAATTGTTTGGGGAGCTTCTGCACGAATATTGGAACAAATACGTTTGCTGTTTAAATTAAACTTACATGATTAG
- a CDS encoding 5,10-methylenetetrahydrofolate reductase-like protein, whose amino-acid sequence MSILFEINPPKVIEDESDSESSERMHHLTHRLGTILDMCDGTLITDSVLGKPRFDPIDMAKMIKESHPNLETIVSMRTIDKTAVETSLFATRVKTAKISGILVVKGDPSNDNDSRLVPSTIAKMLNSTVNTYLSIPSKPNFVKIQKKINVQPAGFFTQIVKNIDDVGYICKKLTPMGFRIIPCILVPSQKNLTSAKFLNLDWSSYSDDVAGFIKSVHKIAGDVLLTSPSDIQTASNILKTI is encoded by the coding sequence ATGAGCATTCTATTTGAGATAAACCCTCCCAAAGTGATAGAAGATGAATCCGATTCTGAATCATCAGAGAGGATGCATCATCTAACACATAGACTTGGAACGATATTAGATATGTGTGATGGGACGTTGATAACTGATTCTGTATTGGGTAAACCTCGTTTCGATCCAATAGATATGGCCAAAATGATCAAAGAGTCACATCCCAATCTTGAAACGATCGTAAGTATGCGCACCATCGATAAAACCGCAGTAGAGACATCCTTATTTGCAACAAGAGTCAAAACTGCAAAAATCAGTGGCATTCTTGTAGTAAAGGGGGATCCTAGCAATGATAACGATTCAAGACTAGTTCCAAGTACAATAGCAAAAATGTTGAACAGTACGGTAAATACATATCTGTCAATTCCAAGCAAGCCTAATTTTGTAAAGATTCAAAAAAAAATAAATGTTCAACCTGCTGGATTTTTCACTCAGATAGTTAAAAATATAGATGATGTTGGATATATTTGCAAAAAACTTACCCCGATGGGATTTCGTATTATACCATGCATACTTGTACCATCACAAAAAAATTTAACATCTGCAAAATTTCTTAATCTTGACTGGTCATCGTATTCTGATGATGTGGCAGGATTTATCAAATCTGTGCATAAAATTGCAGGAGATGTATTATTGACATCACCGAGTGATATCCAAACAGCATCAAACATATTAAAAACTATCTAG
- a CDS encoding methionine synthase — protein MNEQRISSALGSTKLRQIPAPLIIGERLNTQGSKMAKRLVMQNDYEGLINLAREQVDDGAHCLDVCVATTEMDNEKEFMCNLIKHLCLAVDAPLVIDSTDPNVIKATLEQIPALPLINSINLEGDGSRFEQIAPLMAKYGSPAIAMCIGASGMAKTPKEKLDVAQTMIQKGEKYGLKKQQFVFDVLTFTLATGEEEFRDAGKNTLEGIRLVHENIPESYTVLGLSNISFGLEKQVRMVINSVFLYHAVKVGLDCAIINAKEIIPYGEIDKKNIRLAEDLIFNRSEDALSDLISHFEGAKSTTNIKKQDSIDESWSYGQRCNHRIVHRLKDEIEKDVIRAISEKLHSKMISKSTAKDVHNAAVKTLNENLLPAMKEVGDKFGSGELILPFVLKSAECMKAAVLELEKYLIQKEGTAKGVFVLGTVQGDVHDIGKNLVKTIFENNGYTVHDLGKQVPLQKFLEKIKQTNADAVGLSALLVATSKHMGLFVDHARKTGMNLPILCGGAAVNSNFINRIAKKDSIYTPGIFYCNTMFDGLKIMDKLVSDQREDMLYQWREKIDKWTENAPKKHTTMQRSNIKPVNPPMIPTSRKDIVNLDEKDIPLEQVWDLLDKNSLFKLSWGMRGTSVKKTGIDPEKLLQEWKKKVKNDRLFEPHIVYGYYTCNGNDTQLQVYRHDGKMITFDFPRSEHERHLCIADYFGNNDTVAFQAVTVGKKAANLIEALNKDNLYTDAYYLHGLAVETAEALAEWTHRRIRSELKIDDRGLRYSWGFPSCPDIGQHHLVWDLLQPVNDIMHITNEGQIVPEQSTAAIVVHHPNAAYFTI, from the coding sequence ATGAATGAACAAAGAATAAGCTCTGCATTGGGTTCTACAAAGTTACGACAAATCCCAGCACCACTGATAATTGGTGAGAGGCTCAACACGCAGGGTTCTAAAATGGCAAAAAGACTTGTCATGCAAAATGACTATGAAGGTTTAATCAATTTGGCTAGAGAGCAAGTTGATGATGGAGCACATTGTCTTGACGTCTGTGTGGCTACTACAGAGATGGATAATGAAAAAGAATTCATGTGCAATCTCATAAAACATCTTTGCCTTGCTGTAGATGCACCACTAGTGATTGACTCTACAGATCCAAACGTCATAAAAGCCACACTAGAACAAATTCCTGCATTACCCCTAATAAATTCTATAAATCTAGAAGGTGATGGTTCACGTTTTGAACAGATTGCCCCCCTAATGGCAAAATATGGATCTCCTGCCATTGCAATGTGTATAGGAGCTAGTGGTATGGCAAAAACCCCAAAAGAGAAACTAGATGTTGCGCAGACGATGATACAAAAAGGTGAAAAATATGGACTAAAAAAACAGCAGTTTGTTTTTGACGTTTTGACATTTACACTAGCAACAGGCGAAGAAGAATTTCGTGATGCAGGTAAAAATACCCTAGAAGGAATACGACTAGTGCATGAAAACATACCAGAATCATACACAGTTCTTGGACTAAGCAATATCAGCTTTGGTCTAGAAAAGCAAGTCAGAATGGTAATAAATTCAGTATTTCTATACCATGCAGTCAAGGTTGGACTTGACTGTGCAATAATAAATGCAAAGGAAATTATTCCATATGGTGAAATTGATAAAAAAAACATACGTCTTGCAGAAGATCTGATATTTAACAGATCAGAAGATGCATTATCTGACCTCATATCCCATTTTGAGGGAGCAAAATCTACAACAAACATCAAAAAACAAGATAGTATCGATGAATCGTGGAGTTATGGACAACGATGTAACCACCGCATAGTGCACAGGTTAAAAGACGAAATTGAAAAAGATGTTATTCGTGCAATATCTGAAAAACTCCATAGTAAAATGATCTCAAAATCTACAGCAAAAGATGTACACAATGCTGCCGTAAAGACACTAAATGAAAACCTACTTCCAGCGATGAAAGAGGTTGGAGACAAGTTTGGATCAGGAGAATTGATACTACCGTTTGTATTAAAATCGGCCGAATGTATGAAAGCTGCAGTATTGGAGCTTGAAAAATATCTAATACAAAAAGAAGGTACAGCAAAAGGAGTTTTTGTACTAGGTACTGTACAAGGAGACGTTCATGACATTGGAAAAAATCTAGTAAAAACAATATTTGAAAACAACGGATACACTGTACACGATCTTGGAAAACAGGTACCACTACAAAAATTTCTTGAAAAAATAAAACAAACAAATGCAGATGCAGTAGGACTTTCTGCACTCCTAGTGGCAACTTCAAAACATATGGGTTTGTTTGTAGATCATGCGAGAAAAACTGGAATGAATCTTCCGATTCTTTGTGGTGGAGCAGCAGTGAATAGCAATTTTATAAACCGAATTGCCAAAAAGGATTCCATATACACTCCAGGAATCTTTTATTGCAATACAATGTTTGATGGATTAAAGATCATGGATAAACTCGTCTCTGACCAACGAGAAGATATGTTGTACCAATGGCGAGAAAAGATTGACAAATGGACTGAAAATGCTCCAAAAAAACATACTACAATGCAACGCAGTAATATAAAACCCGTAAATCCACCGATGATCCCGACTAGTAGAAAAGACATAGTTAATCTAGATGAAAAAGATATCCCTCTTGAACAAGTATGGGATCTACTTGATAAAAATTCCCTTTTTAAATTATCTTGGGGAATGAGGGGCACATCTGTAAAAAAAACAGGCATAGATCCTGAAAAACTCTTGCAAGAATGGAAAAAGAAAGTAAAAAATGATCGTCTTTTTGAACCTCATATCGTATATGGATATTACACATGCAATGGTAATGACACACAATTGCAAGTGTACAGACATGATGGTAAAATGATTACTTTTGACTTTCCTCGCTCTGAACATGAACGTCATTTATGCATAGCAGATTATTTTGGCAATAATGATACAGTCGCATTCCAAGCTGTAACTGTGGGCAAAAAGGCGGCAAATCTCATTGAAGCGTTGAACAAGGATAACCTGTATACTGACGCATATTATCTTCACGGTCTTGCCGTTGAGACTGCTGAAGCTTTAGCAGAGTGGACACATCGTAGAATACGCTCTGAACTTAAAATAGATGATAGAGGTTTGAGATATAGCTGGGGATTTCCAAGCTGTCCGGATATCGGACAACATCATCTAGTATGGGATTTGTTACAACCTGTAAATGATATTATGCATATAACAAATGAAGGGCAGATTGTACCCGAACAATCTACTGCAGCCATTGTTGTACATCATCCAAATGCTGCATATTTTACGATCTAG
- a CDS encoding homocysteine S-methyltransferase — protein sequence MESKPTFLEASRKRILVFDGAMGTEIQKLDPTPKDFPNNKDGFNDGLVLTHPEWIVKIHEKYIRAGADCIETNTFGSNKIKLDEYGFGDRTVEINEKAVLLALDAIKNVQKHCYVIGSMGPSGYLPSSDDPDLGQMPIDNIRKSYEIQAKGLISGGVDALLIETSQDILEVKLAVQGSHIAMQKADKKIPIISNITLDQYGKMLLGTKIDAAYTTISPMGIDVFGLNCSTGPEEMEESIRWLNNASVHPIIIVPNAGMPINEGGMAKYEMSPKDMSTSLGRFIKEYPSIRMIGGCCGTTPEHIDALRTIVDSHETNVENDKIV from the coding sequence ATGGAATCAAAACCTACATTTTTAGAAGCATCTAGGAAACGAATACTAGTATTTGATGGTGCAATGGGGACAGAAATCCAAAAATTAGATCCCACACCAAAAGATTTCCCAAATAATAAAGATGGTTTTAATGATGGATTAGTTTTAACACATCCAGAATGGATTGTAAAAATACATGAAAAATATATCAGAGCTGGCGCCGATTGTATAGAGACAAACACGTTTGGTTCTAACAAAATAAAACTAGATGAATATGGGTTTGGAGACCGTACAGTTGAGATTAACGAAAAAGCAGTCTTATTGGCACTAGATGCGATAAAAAATGTACAAAAACATTGTTACGTTATAGGCTCAATGGGTCCTAGCGGATATCTTCCAAGCTCTGATGATCCCGATTTGGGTCAAATGCCGATAGATAATATACGCAAGTCATATGAAATACAAGCAAAAGGTCTCATATCAGGCGGTGTTGATGCATTATTAATTGAAACAAGTCAAGACATACTAGAAGTAAAACTTGCAGTACAAGGTTCACATATTGCAATGCAAAAAGCAGATAAAAAAATTCCAATAATTTCAAACATCACATTAGATCAGTATGGCAAGATGCTTCTTGGAACAAAGATAGATGCTGCATATACAACAATATCACCTATGGGAATAGATGTATTCGGTCTAAACTGTTCTACTGGTCCTGAAGAGATGGAAGAGAGTATTCGATGGCTTAATAATGCATCAGTACATCCAATAATTATAGTACCAAACGCTGGAATGCCAATAAATGAAGGCGGAATGGCAAAATATGAGATGAGTCCAAAGGATATGTCCACATCTTTGGGCAGATTTATCAAAGAGTATCCATCTATTCGCATGATCGGAGGATGTTGTGGAACCACGCCAGAACATATTGATGCACTTAGAACTATAGTAGATTCACATGAGACAAATGTTGAGAATGATAAAATCGTTTAA
- a CDS encoding ribosomal protein L6, with translation MSSNTQYQKKSQDVLIPDGVSVNIKGRMMHVKGPLGETFKNFKKIPVDIEIGEKSVTVKSRGTRKRDYSIMNTARSLVRVLFEGIVTGYTIKMKIVYAHFPVTVSVKNNTVHIENFQGERSARLASIVGKTKIVPKGDNITITGAVLTDVTQTAANIAQKTKVKNKDHRVFLDGIYIEEKSSGIEK, from the coding sequence ATGTCTTCTAATACACAATATCAAAAAAAATCACAAGATGTTTTGATACCAGATGGTGTTAGTGTGAACATAAAGGGAAGAATGATGCATGTAAAAGGACCGCTTGGTGAAACGTTTAAGAATTTTAAGAAAATACCTGTGGATATTGAAATAGGCGAAAAATCTGTTACAGTGAAATCCCGTGGTACACGTAAGCGCGACTATTCTATAATGAATACTGCTCGTTCACTTGTGCGTGTTCTCTTTGAAGGTATCGTTACTGGTTATACGATAAAAATGAAGATCGTATATGCACACTTTCCAGTCACAGTATCGGTAAAAAATAATACAGTACACATTGAAAACTTTCAGGGTGAACGCTCTGCACGTTTGGCAAGCATTGTTGGCAAAACAAAGATTGTACCAAAAGGTGATAATATTACAATTACTGGCGCAGTTCTCACAGATGTAACACAGACTGCGGCAAATATAGCGCAGAAAACAAAAGTAAAAAATAAAGATCATCGCGTATTTTTGGATGGTATTTATATTGAAGAGAAAAGTTCTGGCATTGAAAAATAA
- a CDS encoding ribosomal protein S8 produces the protein MPATNILANLFVTLYNTGSRRRRECTIYPTSGLGVEVLKTLKKNGYIEDYERIEDKRGGKFKISLGAKITKCGSISPRFRVSNDEYTFWERQYLPAYNRGMLLVTTNQGVMSHHTAAEKGIGGFLIGYVF, from the coding sequence GTGCCGGCAACTAATATTCTAGCAAATCTATTTGTGACTTTATACAATACTGGATCCCGTAGAAGGCGTGAATGCACAATATATCCGACATCGGGTCTTGGCGTTGAGGTTTTAAAGACATTAAAAAAGAACGGATACATCGAAGATTACGAACGAATCGAAGATAAAAGAGGTGGCAAGTTTAAGATCTCACTTGGAGCAAAGATTACAAAATGTGGATCCATATCACCACGTTTTAGAGTCTCAAATGACGAATATACTTTTTGGGAGAGGCAGTATCTTCCTGCATACAATCGTGGCATGTTGCTTGTTACAACAAATCAAGGTGTAATGTCACATCATACTGCAGCTGAAAAAGGAATCGGGGGATTTTTGATAGGTTATGTCTTCTAA
- a CDS encoding ribosomal protein S14 produces MAKDRTYESTGRKKHNFGRGSRWCKRCGDYTAVIQKYDLMLCRRCFREVANDLGFEKNR; encoded by the coding sequence ATGGCAAAAGATAGAACATATGAGAGTACAGGAAGAAAAAAACACAACTTTGGTCGTGGTTCTAGATGGTGTAAAAGATGTGGCGATTATACTGCTGTAATTCAAAAATATGATCTTATGTTATGTAGACGTTGTTTCAGAGAAGTCGCAAACGACTTGGGATTTGAAAAAAACAGGTGA
- a CDS encoding ribosomal protein L5 encodes MSEQTTVNIMKNISLSKIVLNMGVGKSGEAIETSKKALDYISGKKSCARNAKESQRDFGVRKGEPIGVAVTIRGKDAMSLLKRLLDAKGNTLRGRSFDDFGNVSFGIKEHIDIPGVKYDPHIGILGLDVAVALTRPGYGIRSRSRHKTSVGKKHRITSFEAQGFISKEFGTEIA; translated from the coding sequence ATGTCAGAGCAAACAACTGTAAACATCATGAAAAACATATCACTATCAAAGATCGTTTTAAACATGGGAGTTGGCAAGTCGGGTGAAGCAATCGAAACTTCAAAAAAAGCCCTTGATTATATATCTGGTAAAAAATCGTGTGCAAGAAATGCAAAAGAAAGTCAGAGGGATTTTGGTGTACGTAAAGGCGAACCAATCGGTGTTGCAGTTACAATACGTGGTAAAGACGCAATGTCTTTATTAAAACGGCTACTAGATGCAAAAGGAAATACATTACGTGGTAGATCCTTTGATGATTTTGGTAATGTATCCTTTGGGATCAAAGAACACATAGACATACCTGGTGTCAAATATGACCCACATATTGGCATACTAGGTCTTGACGTTGCAGTAGCATTGACTAGACCTGGATACGGTATACGATCTCGTAGTCGACATAAAACAAGTGTGGGTAAAAAACACCGTATTACATCTTTTGAAGCACAAGGCTTCATATCAAAGGAGTTTGGGACGGAGATAGCATAA
- a CDS encoding ribosomal protein S4e, whose translation MVSIAGSKKLKRQMAPQFWGITRKDKRFVVTVKPGAHQKEFAIPLAVFLRDTLKIVKTLREAKASIYGNKLKVDGVVRKSLHHGLGLMDVIELNGIKEVYRMVPHDGAILKPVKIDSSEKSKKICRVTSKTTLNGGKMQVGLHDGRSIITDADVSVGDSCVLEIPKQKILEIIKMEPGTVAIVTRGVNVGQLGTIKAIKNGTFTLPKMVSLELDKRQIEIPTGIIIPVGSGKPILGIGR comes from the coding sequence ATGGTTAGCATAGCTGGTAGCAAAAAGCTAAAGCGTCAAATGGCTCCACAATTTTGGGGAATAACACGCAAGGACAAGCGATTCGTTGTTACAGTAAAACCTGGTGCACATCAAAAAGAATTTGCAATACCTTTGGCAGTTTTTCTGCGAGATACACTAAAGATTGTAAAAACATTACGTGAAGCAAAAGCTAGTATTTATGGAAACAAACTAAAAGTAGACGGTGTCGTACGAAAGTCATTGCATCATGGCCTCGGCCTCATGGATGTAATTGAATTAAATGGAATAAAAGAAGTGTATCGAATGGTTCCACATGATGGCGCAATATTAAAACCAGTTAAAATAGACTCATCTGAAAAATCGAAAAAAATATGTCGAGTTACTAGCAAGACCACACTAAATGGAGGCAAGATGCAGGTTGGACTTCATGATGGAAGAAGTATTATTACAGACGCCGATGTTTCCGTTGGAGATTCATGCGTATTGGAGATTCCAAAACAAAAGATTCTAGAGATCATAAAGATGGAACCTGGGACTGTTGCAATAGTTACACGTGGCGTAAACGTTGGACAACTAGGAACAATAAAAGCAATAAAAAATGGCACGTTTACACTCCCAAAGATGGTCTCTTTGGAGCTTGACAAAAGACAGATAGAGATACCAACTGGAATAATAATACCTGTAGGTAGTGGCAAACCAATTTTGGGGATAGGTAGATAA
- a CDS encoding ribosomal protein L24P → MKPTKMRNLQIYQATIGFRSRQLASPLSKDLRKKYGKRSARVIEGDTVFIMRGEYKEISGKVTKSNVADGTIAVEGVKKVKGKGDKIDVMIHASNVTITTLDVSDKWRRANLEGKNVKDMPIEKPTVKDVSKETTATEPETLPEPEPMSTESEPSTEPEPITTESEPMTKEPEISEPEPMSTESEPITKESKTTQDTKTEEDKP, encoded by the coding sequence ATGAAGCCAACAAAGATGCGAAATCTACAGATATATCAAGCCACTATTGGATTCCGTAGTCGTCAGCTTGCAAGTCCTCTTTCAAAAGATCTACGTAAAAAATACGGAAAACGCAGTGCACGTGTAATAGAAGGTGATACAGTATTTATCATGCGTGGCGAGTACAAGGAAATATCTGGCAAGGTAACAAAATCAAACGTTGCAGATGGCACCATAGCCGTAGAGGGTGTTAAAAAAGTCAAAGGCAAGGGCGACAAGATAGATGTCATGATCCATGCATCAAATGTTACAATTACTACACTAGATGTATCAGATAAATGGAGAAGGGCTAATCTAGAGGGCAAAAATGTAAAAGATATGCCTATAGAAAAACCAACCGTAAAAGATGTATCAAAAGAAACTACAGCAACAGAACCTGAAACTTTACCAGAACCCGAGCCCATGTCAACAGAGTCTGAACCTTCAACAGAACCTGAACCAATAACAACAGAGTCTGAACCTATGACAAAAGAACCTGAAATTTCAGAGCCCGAGCCCATGTCAACAGAGTCTGAACCCATAACAAAAGAGTCTAAAACCACACAAGATACAAAAACAGAGGAGGATAAACCATAA
- a CDS encoding ribosomal protein L14, producing the protein MSQGRSRGKAKGVEEFRPYVTRALPVGAQITCADNSGAKILEIITVHKIKTRVSRLPAAAVGDFVNVVVKKGPAELRKQVHGAVIVRQKYAIRRLNGVRVSFEDNAAVLMTTEGELKGTDIKGPVAAEASEKWPRVANLASTVV; encoded by the coding sequence ATGTCACAAGGTAGAAGTCGTGGCAAGGCAAAGGGCGTTGAAGAGTTCCGTCCATATGTGACGCGAGCACTACCTGTAGGTGCTCAAATAACGTGTGCAGACAATAGCGGAGCAAAGATACTAGAGATTATCACAGTTCACAAGATAAAGACACGTGTTTCACGTCTTCCTGCCGCAGCCGTGGGTGATTTTGTAAACGTTGTGGTCAAAAAAGGACCCGCAGAGTTACGTAAACAGGTACATGGTGCAGTAATCGTCAGACAAAAATATGCAATTCGCCGTCTCAATGGCGTGAGAGTATCATTTGAAGATAATGCAGCAGTACTTATGACTACAGAAGGTGAGCTAAAAGGCACTGACATTAAAGGCCCAGTTGCAGCTGAAGCATCAGAGAAATGGCCAAGAGTTGCAAACTTGGCATCAACGGTGGTATGA
- a CDS encoding ribosomal protein S17, with amino-acid sequence MTRNIGIKVSETKNAIKDGDEKNPFNGTLPIRGKIFEGRVSSINVKNTVVIEKESPVRFSKFKRYARGKSSIHAHVPSNIEVNYGDKVMAAECRPVAKSVSFVIIEVLK; translated from the coding sequence ATGACAAGAAATATTGGCATTAAAGTATCAGAGACAAAGAATGCAATCAAAGATGGAGATGAGAAAAACCCTTTCAACGGCACACTTCCTATACGTGGCAAGATATTCGAAGGCAGAGTATCTAGCATAAATGTAAAAAATACAGTAGTAATTGAGAAAGAATCCCCAGTGAGATTTTCAAAGTTTAAAAGATATGCTAGAGGTAAAAGTAGCATTCATGCTCACGTTCCATCCAACATCGAGGTCAACTATGGTGACAAGGTAATGGCAGCAGAATGTAGACCAGTGGCAAAATCTGTCTCATTTGTCATAATAGAGGTGCTCAAATAA
- a CDS encoding Ribonuclease P protein component 1 codes for MITAENLHMHELVGLYASVSSSCNPQMIGISGTVLHESKHMLHIRTGADSKMYPKSGSTWEFTVHDSKYTINGMQIMHRSHERITK; via the coding sequence ATGATCACAGCAGAAAACTTGCATATGCATGAACTTGTTGGACTATATGCTAGTGTCTCTAGTTCATGCAATCCTCAAATGATTGGAATCTCTGGCACCGTATTACATGAAAGCAAACACATGCTACATATTCGTACAGGTGCTGACTCTAAAATGTATCCAAAATCAGGTTCCACATGGGAATTTACGGTACACGACTCAAAGTATACCATAAATGGTATGCAGATTATGCACAGATCACACGAGAGGATTACAAAATGA
- a CDS encoding ribosomal protein L29 — MAKLRTKAIRAMSAEDIKDKVQHLRADMTKMRMSSKNGTLRKESGKMRPLRHNIARLLTRLGEIEKK, encoded by the coding sequence ATGGCAAAACTACGTACAAAAGCAATAAGAGCCATGAGTGCTGAAGATATAAAAGATAAAGTACAGCATTTAAGAGCGGATATGACAAAGATGCGTATGAGCTCAAAAAACGGTACATTGCGCAAAGAGAGTGGTAAAATGCGCCCACTACGTCACAATATTGCACGTCTACTCACAAGACTTGGAGAGATTGAAAAGAAATGA